The following are encoded together in the Mesotoga sp. Brook.08.105.5.1 genome:
- a CDS encoding carbohydrate ABC transporter permease yields the protein MRGLCRAKSIRSFTIYGVLGFFSVVYLIPLFWMVSTSLKPDAQIMSIPMRWFPDPPQWSNYAKAVDSFPFFRYFFNTLFLTSMNVLGNTLTASLVAYSFSKLQWKGRNLIFYITIATMFIPGQVLIIPVYILFTQLGWVNTYLPLIVPAFCGGGAFNIFLLRQFFISIPDELMESARIDGASEFKIFRKIILPLSTPALFTVALFTIVFTWNDFFGPLIYLHDPSMWTLAIGLRGFQQQYSTNWNLLMAASTLTALPLIILYFVAQDKMMRGFTLRAGIR from the coding sequence ATGAGAGGTTTATGCAGAGCGAAATCAATAAGAAGTTTTACGATATATGGGGTCCTCGGTTTTTTTAGTGTGGTCTACTTGATACCGCTCTTCTGGATGGTGTCGACTTCACTCAAACCGGACGCACAGATCATGTCTATACCGATGCGTTGGTTTCCCGATCCTCCCCAGTGGAGCAACTACGCAAAGGCAGTGGATAGTTTTCCCTTTTTCAGATATTTCTTCAACACACTGTTCCTAACCTCAATGAATGTTCTGGGCAATACCCTCACGGCCTCACTGGTCGCATACAGTTTCTCCAAGTTGCAGTGGAAAGGCAGGAATTTGATCTTCTACATCACTATTGCCACTATGTTCATACCCGGCCAAGTTCTCATAATACCGGTCTATATACTCTTCACTCAACTCGGTTGGGTGAACACCTATCTTCCCCTTATAGTACCGGCCTTTTGCGGGGGAGGCGCTTTCAACATCTTCCTCTTGCGGCAGTTTTTTATCTCCATTCCAGACGAGTTAATGGAATCGGCCAGGATAGACGGAGCTTCGGAGTTCAAGATCTTCAGAAAGATAATACTGCCACTCTCGACACCGGCTCTCTTTACGGTGGCCCTTTTCACCATCGTTTTCACCTGGAACGATTTCTTCGGTCCACTGATTTATCTCCATGATCCGTCCATGTGGACTCTTGCAATCGGGTTGCGAGGCTTTCAGCAGCAGTATTCGACAAACTGGAATCTTTTGATGGCCGCCTCTACACTCACGGCCCTTCCGTTGATAATTCTCTACTTCGTCGCACAGGACAAAATGATGCGCGGCTTCACGCTGAGGGCAGGAATAAGATGA
- a CDS encoding LacI family DNA-binding transcriptional regulator — MSVGLKEIAELVGVSVSTVSRALRDDPRVNRKTKERIVSIARNMNYLPNQAAKSLITKRTMTIGLVLPNLRSFMHDIFDGLESVCSPAGYNILLGVSDNDPAKELRELKLLLEKRVDGLILFYVGGIFNQASIRFLNNVSVPIVLLDRYIPRSRFDFVVSDNRNGSRILVEHLVSKGKEKIAFITQKEDATAIKERMDGFLDGVLKCRTRLHPEYLACETMPKMENGYECTRRLMNLDDPPQAIVGCTGDVTLGVVKYLIEHPELEGKITVSGFDDFDFLSFLKIPVTTVAQKTGEMGRQAATILLERLYGDPTGQRRVFLETVLVER, encoded by the coding sequence ATGAGCGTTGGTCTCAAGGAGATAGCTGAACTTGTTGGAGTCTCGGTCTCTACTGTTTCAAGAGCCCTTAGAGATGATCCCAGGGTCAATAGAAAGACAAAAGAAAGGATCGTCTCAATAGCCAGAAATATGAACTACCTGCCAAACCAGGCAGCAAAAAGCTTGATAACGAAGAGAACAATGACAATAGGTCTGGTTCTCCCAAACCTAAGGTCTTTCATGCATGATATATTCGATGGGCTCGAGAGTGTATGCTCACCAGCTGGTTATAACATCCTGCTAGGAGTCTCCGACAATGATCCGGCGAAGGAATTACGAGAACTGAAACTACTGCTTGAGAAACGAGTGGACGGCCTCATTCTTTTCTACGTCGGTGGTATCTTTAACCAGGCATCTATAAGATTCCTTAACAATGTAAGTGTACCGATTGTACTTCTAGACAGGTACATACCCCGATCAAGATTCGACTTCGTCGTGAGTGACAACCGCAACGGCTCGCGGATACTTGTTGAACACCTCGTTTCAAAGGGCAAAGAAAAGATAGCATTCATAACACAGAAAGAAGACGCGACAGCCATCAAGGAACGGATGGACGGCTTCCTTGACGGAGTGCTAAAGTGCCGGACAAGACTACATCCCGAATACCTCGCGTGTGAAACAATGCCAAAGATGGAGAACGGTTACGAGTGTACAAGAAGACTCATGAACCTCGATGATCCACCGCAGGCAATAGTTGGATGCACGGGCGACGTCACTCTTGGAGTTGTCAAATACCTGATCGAACATCCTGAACTTGAGGGAAAGATAACCGTAAGCGGATTCGATGACTTCGACTTCCTCTCTTTTCTCAAGATCCCCGTGACCACGGTTGCACAGAAGACAGGTGAGATGGGCCGACAGGCAGCCACGATTCTCCTGGAGAGGCTGTATGGAGATCCAACAGGGCAAAGAAGAGTCTTCCTTGAAACGGTGCTTGTGGAGCGGTAA
- a CDS encoding uroporphyrinogen decarboxylase family protein, producing the protein MIEITSKERIIEALNHREPDRVPIDFGGMRSTGIHAIAYRKLKEYLGLSDTSVKIYDVFQQLALVEEEVRKSMHSDVVELKRLDGGFDTRIDEWIEFDLFEDGGRYLLPAGFDPVTLADGSRVIMNDGRIVASMPRGGFYFDGKYFPLAGTEDKKAIDGLVRSGLSEREIAFLKSQLMEIRNSADCAVMGTFGGNFLEAGHTYFGYQEFMERIITDRPLVEYFLDKLLEKYTVELERYLHEFGDEIDLIQIGDDYGTQENTQISSRLFRALFKPRLQALCNYIHSKKPGLFIFLHSCGSVYPFIGDFIEAGVQVLNPVQTSAKNMEPAMLKREFGKDIVFWGGGCDTQHVLPFGTLDDVRDDVKRRIDILSPGGGFVFASIHNIQMEIAPEKVFRLFDTAYNYGRGVYCGRKR; encoded by the coding sequence GTGATCGAAATAACTTCAAAAGAGAGAATAATAGAAGCCCTGAACCACAGGGAACCGGATCGGGTCCCTATAGATTTTGGTGGAATGAGATCGACTGGAATCCATGCAATAGCATACAGGAAGCTTAAGGAGTACCTTGGACTATCAGACACATCGGTGAAAATCTACGACGTTTTCCAGCAACTGGCCCTGGTCGAAGAAGAAGTAAGAAAGAGCATGCATTCTGACGTCGTAGAACTCAAGAGACTCGACGGCGGCTTTGATACAAGAATAGATGAATGGATAGAGTTCGACTTGTTCGAAGACGGCGGAAGGTATCTTTTGCCTGCGGGTTTCGATCCAGTCACGTTAGCCGATGGTTCTAGAGTCATTATGAATGACGGCCGGATCGTAGCCAGCATGCCAAGAGGCGGATTCTACTTCGACGGGAAATACTTTCCCTTGGCTGGCACAGAAGACAAAAAGGCAATTGACGGACTCGTCCGTTCTGGTCTTTCAGAGAGGGAGATCGCTTTTCTGAAAAGCCAGCTTATGGAAATTAGGAACTCCGCTGACTGTGCGGTAATGGGAACGTTTGGAGGCAACTTTCTCGAGGCAGGACACACCTACTTTGGTTATCAGGAGTTCATGGAGAGAATCATAACGGATCGACCGTTAGTCGAATACTTCCTTGACAAGCTTCTCGAGAAGTACACCGTTGAGCTCGAAAGGTACCTTCATGAATTCGGTGACGAAATCGACCTTATACAGATTGGAGATGATTACGGAACACAGGAGAATACGCAGATTTCGTCTCGGCTTTTCAGAGCGCTCTTCAAACCACGTTTGCAGGCGCTGTGCAATTATATTCATTCGAAGAAACCCGGGCTGTTTATATTCCTACACTCCTGTGGTTCTGTTTATCCCTTCATCGGTGATTTCATAGAGGCCGGCGTCCAGGTCCTCAATCCCGTCCAGACGAGTGCAAAAAACATGGAACCTGCGATGCTCAAACGGGAGTTCGGAAAGGATATCGTATTCTGGGGAGGCGGATGTGACACTCAGCATGTGCTGCCCTTCGGAACATTGGATGACGTTAGAGATGATGTAAAGAGGCGTATAGACATACTCTCTCCCGGAGGTGGTTTTGTCTTCGCTTCGATTCACAACATTCAAATGGAAATAGCTCCGGAGAAGGTTTTTCGACTATTTGACACGGCTTATAATTATGGAAGAGGTGTGTACTGTGGCAGGAAAAGATAG
- a CDS encoding glycosyl hydrolase-related protein: MAGKDRIVLVLSHTHWDREWYESFESFRYRLVKAMDKLIEILQSSTEYRCFNLDGQLVILEDYLEIRPEMRRVLEELVTSGRIGVGPWYVQADEFLSDGESLIRNLLLGSQIAHEFGDPQKLAYLPDTFGHNSQIPQIARHFGITSSLIWRGVSGDDLPWEFIWEGADGSSLYTYRLPERLGYCNMAFTPEGQPVDSAFFIGSAKEFMENSATGMVVLMDGCDHVQPSESILPFIDQLKETDNCLSCKQALFNDLAAELKKRIPATEGIRVLHGQLKNVNISKRGYFNFILPNVLSSRCKNKRENFDALNWLESYAEPLASFALLLGKRHPGGFLQKAWKLVLQNLAHDSIGGCSVDEVHLDVSRRYSHSIEISRNIAMDSLSSLSGAASEGENDFFVVFNPSQCPTSPVEIEIDLPHIAFDNLSKRPVVKNETGEEVDFQISSLRETEKSLNYLGGSAPIEKVVSVKGYLGSQIDGLSFDKFQICSSSRPINHDLYKANNSRCLENKFLMVTAMPDGRVEIMSKATGEKLFTNLFEDGGDCGDGYVYSRPLTDTIVTSSGSLETVEVIENGPLARAIRLSYTLSVPVGLVENGRKRSLSRTEMPVHCTLRLMESSSILEIETEIANSCENHRLQVNFWREKPGNALFYKTPFDIVTTPKSQPSKINPNWIEDEPLARPNNGVFGEIENTDRYSGFAVSTKGINEFESFEQGLKLTLFRAVGHIASPYPLSSMKRPAGPKIETPGAQMKGSLTFEYAVFFIDSLEDIVKRSCSYLKKPLSIGFAGRRPETPLTVDSLTTEVTAIKKAENGESIILRLVNFSEESDNVKIRLREGLFSKACLCTAAEKREEEIPIQNNLVSVACGPKKIVTLEFEMSS; the protein is encoded by the coding sequence GTGGCAGGAAAAGATAGAATCGTGCTCGTCCTCTCCCACACCCACTGGGACAGGGAGTGGTACGAGTCGTTTGAATCCTTCAGGTATAGACTTGTAAAGGCAATGGATAAGCTAATAGAAATCCTACAGAGTAGTACAGAATACCGTTGCTTCAACCTTGATGGACAGCTAGTGATACTGGAAGACTATCTGGAGATCAGGCCGGAGATGCGCCGAGTTCTCGAGGAACTTGTGACATCAGGTAGGATTGGCGTTGGTCCCTGGTACGTTCAGGCCGATGAGTTTCTCTCCGATGGCGAGTCGTTGATCCGCAACCTTCTGCTTGGTTCCCAGATAGCACACGAGTTTGGAGATCCACAGAAGCTGGCCTATCTTCCCGACACTTTCGGACACAATTCTCAAATTCCGCAAATAGCTAGACATTTCGGGATCACTTCGTCACTAATTTGGCGCGGAGTGTCTGGCGATGACTTGCCATGGGAATTCATCTGGGAGGGAGCCGATGGGAGCAGTCTGTACACTTACAGACTCCCGGAAAGACTGGGTTACTGCAACATGGCATTCACACCTGAGGGTCAACCTGTCGATTCGGCATTCTTTATAGGCTCTGCAAAGGAGTTCATGGAAAACTCCGCAACCGGCATGGTGGTGCTGATGGATGGCTGCGACCATGTTCAGCCAAGCGAGTCGATTCTTCCGTTCATAGATCAGCTAAAAGAGACCGACAACTGTCTTTCCTGCAAACAGGCGCTTTTCAATGACTTGGCGGCGGAGCTGAAGAAAAGGATACCTGCCACCGAAGGAATAAGAGTTCTTCACGGGCAGCTGAAAAACGTTAACATCTCCAAGAGGGGATACTTCAATTTCATTCTACCCAACGTCCTCTCCTCCAGGTGCAAAAACAAGCGCGAAAACTTTGACGCGCTAAACTGGCTAGAGAGTTATGCTGAGCCACTTGCGTCGTTCGCTCTACTCTTAGGAAAGCGGCATCCGGGAGGCTTCTTGCAGAAGGCTTGGAAGCTGGTTCTTCAGAACCTTGCCCATGACAGCATAGGTGGCTGCAGTGTGGATGAAGTCCATTTAGACGTATCGCGCAGATACTCCCACAGTATTGAGATAAGCAGAAATATAGCAATGGATTCGCTTTCAAGCTTGAGCGGAGCCGCTTCCGAAGGAGAAAATGACTTCTTTGTTGTCTTCAATCCATCACAATGTCCGACTAGTCCTGTGGAGATAGAGATTGATCTTCCTCATATTGCATTCGACAACCTCTCAAAGAGACCTGTTGTGAAGAACGAGACAGGTGAAGAAGTGGACTTCCAGATTTCTTCTTTACGCGAAACCGAGAAGTCTCTGAACTATCTTGGCGGTTCGGCGCCTATAGAGAAAGTTGTCTCTGTGAAGGGTTATCTTGGGTCGCAAATTGACGGGCTTTCCTTCGACAAGTTCCAGATATGCAGTTCGAGCAGACCGATCAATCATGACCTGTATAAAGCAAATAACAGTCGATGTCTTGAGAACAAGTTTTTGATGGTCACCGCAATGCCCGATGGAAGAGTTGAGATAATGAGCAAAGCCACCGGTGAAAAGCTCTTCACGAACCTCTTCGAAGACGGTGGCGATTGTGGAGATGGTTACGTTTATTCAAGGCCGCTTACCGATACCATTGTTACGAGTTCCGGCTCCCTAGAGACAGTAGAAGTAATAGAAAACGGGCCACTAGCAAGGGCTATAAGACTTAGTTACACACTTTCGGTGCCAGTCGGTCTTGTTGAGAACGGACGCAAGCGCTCTCTTTCAAGAACTGAAATGCCAGTTCACTGCACTCTGAGACTGATGGAATCGAGCAGTATTTTAGAAATCGAGACTGAGATTGCTAACAGTTGCGAGAATCACAGACTTCAGGTAAATTTCTGGAGGGAAAAACCAGGGAACGCTCTCTTCTACAAAACTCCGTTCGACATCGTAACAACACCAAAGAGCCAGCCCTCAAAAATCAACCCGAATTGGATCGAGGATGAACCTCTTGCCAGACCCAATAACGGTGTCTTCGGAGAAATCGAGAACACTGACAGATACAGCGGTTTCGCAGTAAGCACCAAAGGAATAAACGAGTTTGAAAGTTTCGAGCAAGGTCTTAAGTTAACCCTGTTCAGGGCAGTGGGCCACATAGCTTCTCCCTATCCTCTATCGAGTATGAAACGGCCTGCAGGGCCGAAGATAGAAACACCCGGGGCACAAATGAAAGGGAGTCTCACCTTTGAATACGCCGTCTTCTTCATAGATTCCCTTGAAGACATCGTAAAGAGAAGTTGTAGCTATCTGAAGAAGCCTCTGTCGATAGGCTTCGCAGGTAGGCGGCCTGAGACACCACTGACCGTAGATAGTTTGACGACGGAAGTAACTGCAATAAAAAAGGCTGAGAATGGGGAGAGTATTATCCTCAGATTAGTCAATTTCTCAGAAGAGTCCGATAACGTCAAGATTCGACTGAGAGAAGGTCTGTTTAGCAAAGCCTGCTTGTGTACAGCCGCTGAGAAAAGAGAAGAAGAGATACCTATTCAGAACAATCTCGTCTCAGTTGCGTGTGGACCGAAGAAGATCGTTACGCTAGAATTTGAAATGAGCAGCTGA
- a CDS encoding amylo-alpha-1,6-glucosidase, which translates to MKIFKNGNLMVVTDDKGIIDCDGEKAAGLYLEDTRFISRMVLKSSLPLRRLHSDFSWDGIEVRYLGLSKPEAPHFDIYVTESLRAEGNTLYTELTVRNYSAEDIEVSFKFEISCVFEDMFSVRGENDAYKGLDISRTLLSSTTNNFEFESDFEKDIVENSLPALSMKMKSGGSSSLSGKLRLSKELKKEVIFKKMLSERPVKDISPVKNTPLLNERELGDLKTLMIPTIYGDFPGAGLPWYATVFGRDSLIFGLQTVDLLPKIARNILTAHAHLQSEEEDHRTEAQPGKIVHETRLNELSLSGKLPFERYYGTIDATLLFIMLAHRYYVQTDDNNFVKSIEKNIVAAAKWIDDYADPDNDGYIEFAPSGSGLVNQGWKDSSDSVSFADGRLAEPPLALVEVQGYLYDAFKCLEKLMVLFDKREMASLYASRAATLKINFNRDFWLESESYFATALDKDKNPVDSITSNPGHCLMTGIVDEDKAEALVERLFSEEMYTGWGIRTLSSRMKRYNPFSYHNGSVWPHDNSLILLGLMNYGFSEKAKGLALDLLKAKERHHDNRLLELFSGLSKIETSGKLIEYPASCSPQLWSTGTLSVISRVLDA; encoded by the coding sequence ATGAAGATCTTCAAAAATGGAAATCTTATGGTCGTGACAGATGACAAAGGGATCATCGACTGCGACGGCGAAAAGGCTGCCGGACTTTACCTGGAGGACACCCGTTTCATTTCGAGAATGGTCCTCAAATCATCGTTACCACTCAGAAGACTTCACTCTGACTTTTCATGGGACGGGATTGAAGTCCGCTATCTTGGCCTATCTAAACCCGAGGCTCCACATTTCGATATCTACGTAACTGAAAGCCTCCGCGCGGAGGGAAACACACTTTACACAGAGCTCACGGTCAGGAACTATTCGGCAGAGGATATAGAAGTGTCCTTCAAATTTGAAATCAGCTGCGTCTTTGAAGACATGTTTTCTGTTAGAGGAGAAAACGACGCTTACAAAGGGTTGGATATATCTAGGACGCTGTTATCATCTACAACGAATAACTTTGAGTTTGAAAGTGATTTCGAGAAAGACATCGTTGAGAACTCTCTACCGGCTCTTTCAATGAAAATGAAGTCTGGCGGAAGTTCCAGCCTTTCCGGGAAGCTCAGACTCAGCAAAGAATTGAAGAAAGAAGTGATCTTCAAGAAGATGTTGTCGGAAAGACCCGTGAAGGACATCTCACCTGTCAAAAACACTCCGCTGCTGAATGAAAGGGAGCTGGGGGATCTCAAGACTCTCATGATACCCACGATCTATGGGGACTTTCCTGGAGCCGGTCTTCCCTGGTACGCGACCGTCTTCGGAAGGGACAGCCTCATCTTTGGCCTTCAGACAGTTGATCTCCTTCCCAAAATAGCGAGAAATATTCTTACGGCACATGCTCACCTTCAAAGTGAAGAGGAAGATCACAGGACCGAAGCGCAGCCGGGAAAGATCGTTCACGAGACACGCCTGAACGAGCTTTCTCTGTCAGGAAAACTCCCCTTCGAAAGATACTACGGCACGATCGATGCTACCCTTCTCTTCATAATGCTAGCTCACAGGTATTACGTTCAGACAGATGACAATAACTTCGTGAAATCCATTGAGAAGAACATCGTGGCAGCTGCAAAATGGATCGACGATTATGCCGACCCAGATAACGACGGATATATCGAGTTTGCTCCTTCGGGCAGCGGCCTCGTAAATCAGGGCTGGAAGGATTCCTCAGATTCGGTGAGCTTCGCAGACGGAAGGCTTGCAGAACCGCCCCTTGCCCTCGTAGAGGTTCAGGGATATCTGTACGACGCTTTCAAATGCCTCGAAAAGCTCATGGTTCTCTTTGACAAAAGAGAGATGGCCTCGCTCTATGCCTCTAGAGCGGCAACTCTAAAGATCAATTTCAATCGTGATTTCTGGCTCGAGAGCGAGAGCTACTTCGCTACGGCTCTCGACAAAGACAAGAACCCGGTCGATTCGATAACTTCAAACCCAGGCCACTGCCTCATGACAGGGATAGTGGACGAAGACAAAGCAGAGGCGCTAGTGGAACGGCTCTTTTCCGAAGAAATGTACACCGGCTGGGGAATAAGAACGCTCTCGAGCAGAATGAAGCGCTACAATCCCTTCTCCTACCACAACGGTAGCGTCTGGCCGCACGACAACTCGCTTATTCTGCTTGGGCTTATGAATTACGGTTTTTCGGAAAAGGCCAAAGGGCTCGCTCTAGACCTCTTGAAGGCGAAGGAAAGGCATCATGACAATCGCCTCCTCGAACTCTTCAGCGGTCTGTCAAAAATCGAGACGTCAGGAAAGTTAATAGAGTATCCCGCCAGCTGCTCACCTCAGTTGTGGTCAACAGGAACGCTCTCTGTAATATCTAGGGTACTGGACGCCTGA